One window of the Pirellulales bacterium genome contains the following:
- a CDS encoding transcriptional repressor yields MSQDFSLGTVEVALKPLERFAEFLQSRGKRITVQRRIIVEQVSLRHEHFDADQLLVDLAKVVDHRKVSRPTVYRTLAEMVEAGLLRKMDLAGRAVYEHDYGYPQHDHLYCQQCHKLIEFASEDVQRIRDAVAREHQFRVVGHRLIITGICAECRQARQKMRRLELV; encoded by the coding sequence ATGTCGCAAGACTTCTCATTGGGCACCGTTGAGGTGGCGCTCAAGCCGCTCGAACGGTTTGCCGAGTTTCTGCAAAGTCGCGGCAAGCGGATCACCGTGCAGCGGCGGATCATCGTCGAGCAGGTCTCGTTGCGGCACGAGCATTTCGATGCCGACCAATTGCTCGTCGATCTGGCCAAGGTGGTCGATCATCGCAAGGTGAGCCGGCCGACCGTCTATCGCACGCTCGCCGAAATGGTCGAAGCGGGATTGCTCAGGAAAATGGACCTCGCCGGCCGGGCCGTCTATGAGCACGACTACGGCTATCCGCAGCACGATCATCTCTACTGCCAGCAGTGTCATAAGCTGATCGAATTCGCCAGCGAAGACGTGCAGCGCATTCGTGACGCGGTGGCGCGCGAGCACCAGTTCCGCGTCGTCGGCCATCGCCTCATCATCACCGGGATTTGCGCGGA